In Deefgea piscis, the DNA window ACAGTAAGTCCACCCACCCCAGAATCAAAAACGCCAATCGGGTGCGACGGTAATGAAGTCATATTCGGCCTAGCAACAAAACACACAAAGGCGGGATTCTACTCTGAAGCCCAACAGAAAACAGCGTAAGCGCACAAAAAGTCAGCTTACTCAGTCGATAAAACATCGGCTCTGGCAATCGCACTCGCCAAATCAGCGCAGTAATACGTTGCCCCCAAAGTGACCATCACGCCAGCACGCTCTAATTTAGCCAAAACGCGCACATTGGCTTCGCAAAGCAAGACCTGCACGCCACGGCGCTGCAACTGCGCAATCGCCTCGTCCAATGCCTGCAAACCGGTAATATCAATAAACGGCACGCGTAATAATCGAATCACCAGCACCTTAGGGTCGGTATGCGTTGCCGCCAGCGCGCGCTCAAAGTTTTCTACTGCACCAAAGAAAAACGGCCCTTCAATCGAATACACCAACACGCCTGCGGGCAGTTGAATTAAACCTTGCTGAATTAATTCCACGCCGATTTGCTGCTCATTGTGCGTAACTACCTCCACTGACATCGACATCCGGCGTAAAAAATGCAGCGTGGCCAAAATCACCCCGATATTCACCGCCACCACCAAGTCGGCAAACACCGTTAACACAAAAGTAATCAGTAAAATCGCCACATCGGCACGCGGGGCATGGGTCAACATATGGCGAAAATGCTTCACTTCGCTCATATTCCACGCCACCACAAACAAGATCGCGGCCAAAGCCGCCAAAGGAATCGACGCGGCCAGCGGCGCTAAAAACAAAATAATAACCAAAAGGGTAATGCCATGCACAATCCCCGCCAAGGGGCTATTGCCGCCGTTGCGAATATTGGTCGCCGTACGCGCAATCGCCCCAGTGGCGGCAAAACCACCAAATAGTGGCGTGACTAAATTGGCCAATCCTTGGCCGACCAGCTCTTGATTTGAATCATGCCGCGTACCCGTCATGCCATCGGCCACCACCGCAGACAGCAATGACTCAATCGCCCCCAGCATGGCAATGGTAAACGCTGGGCCAATCAAATTAATCAATTGCCCGGTACTCACTTGCGGCAGCGAAAACTCCGGCAAGCCTTGCGGAATACCGCCAAACGCTGAGCCGATGGTCGCCACGCCAGCAAAATGAAATTGCGACTGCAACCCTGTTGCCAGCACCATCGCCAGCAATGGCCCGGGGATTTTTTGCGTCCAACGCCATTTGGGCGCAACAATCAGCACGATTAAACTCAACACCGCCAAGCCGGTGGTGGCCCAATGCAAATGGGGTAAAGCCTGCACAGTGAGCCAAAATTTTTGATGAAAATGCTCGCCCTGCACCGCAGGTAGACCAAAAAAAGCCCCCCACTGCCCGACCCAAATAATCACCCCAATCCCAGCGGTAAAGCCAACAATCACCGGCGCAGGAATAAATTTAATCACCCCACCGAGCTTGGCCAAACCCATTAATAGCAAAATCGCGCCGGCCATCATGGTGGCCACTTGCAAGCCAGCGACGCCGTATTGCGCGGTAATGCCGGACAAAATAACAATAAACGCGCCCGTTGGCCCGGCGATCTGAACGCGACTTCCGCCGCAAACGGCCACAATAAAGCCCGCCACAATCGCGGTATAAATCCCTTGTTCGGGCTTGACGCCAGACGCGATGGCAAACGCCATCCCGAGTGGCAAAGCCACCACGCCCACAATCGCCCCAGCTACGATATTGCTCAACCAATTCTTTGGCGCAAGCAGCCCTGCTTTTTGCGCGGCAATCAAAGCAATCACGATGTATGGCCTATGAAGATCAACATGTTTCTTATTGTAGCCTTACATCGGTAATATTTTCATGCGCTAGATCACTACTTACTTTATTTGTTGAACATGCGATGATGACGGGCTGATTCATTTTCAATAGTGCCCACCAGCGTGACCAAGCAGCCCAGCCCATCTTTTGCCGATTTATTTGCCGAAACCTTAAGCGGAAAACCATTTGTGTATGAAGAAGGCGATGAAGTCTCACTCATGTTTGACCTCACCACCGTCCAAAGCCGAATGAAGCGCCAAACCCCGCAAGACCTTATACTAGGGTATACGCGCTCAATGATTGCATTTTGCCTACTGCAAGCCAATACCCAGCATATAGGCATGATTGGCCTCGGCGGCGGCTCGCTCGCCAAATACTGCCATCATTACCTGCCAGACTGCACCATCAAAGTCGCAGAAATCGACGCCGATGTCATTGCCTTGCGCGATCGCTTTGCCATTCCAAACGACTGTGCCCGACTCAAAATTGACTGTGTTGACGGCGCGGCGTGGTTAAAACGCCAATCGGCTTTTGACTCGCTCTTGGTGGATGCCTATAGCCAAAGCGGCATGCCAGAAAGTCTGGCCACGGCGCAATTTTTTGACGATTGCCGCGCGGCTTTAGCTGATCAAGGGGTGTTGGTGGTCAATCTATGGGGTAGCGACGCGCGCTTTGACAGTTACTATCAACGAATTCGCACCGTGTTTGATGGTGCGGCCATCGCCATCGGTGCCGATGGTTGCGCCAATCGAATTGTTTTAGCCATGAACGGCGGCAAGTTCCCGCCAAACTCGCGCGCCATCATGCAACGCGCACAAGCGCTAAGCAAAACGCACAGTGTTGATCTACCGGCCTTAGCGCGCCGAATCGAGCGCGCCTTGCGCCACCCCGACGGACTAGAACCGGCCAATCGCCATATTGAAGCTGCAGGTTGATGTAAAAAAAGCCCAGCATTAGCTGGGCTTTTTTGCGACTCACACCGCGATTAGCGAATGCCGTGCATCATTTTTTGCAATGGCTTGCTGGCAAATAGCAATAAGCCACCCGCCAAGAAAGACATAGCGACAAACAACATAAAGAAGTCGTGCAAATTGCTCACTTGCCAGCCCAAGAAAGACGGAAAAGGTTTGCCTGATTCGGGATAAAACCCAGCCAAAATACCGGCAAACCAATTGGCGGCCGCATTGGCCAAAAACCATACCGCCATCAATAACGACGCAAATCGCGCCGGCGCTAATTTATTCACCAAAGACAGACCAATTGGCGACAAACACAATTCACCCATGGTATGCAGCCAATACATCGACACCAACCACAAGATCGACACCTTCATTCCCGCATCAATGCCATCGACACCAAAAGCAATCACCACATAGCCCAAGCCCAATAAAATCAAACCCCAAGCCATTTTGGTTGGCGACGATGGCTCTTTGCCTTTGGCCGACAAGCTCATCCACAAGCGCGCCATAATCGGCGCAAAGATCAACACAAACACCGGATTTAACGATTGAAACCACGATGCCGGCACTTCAAAACCATAAATCACACGGTCAGTCGATTCGCGGGCAAAAAAGGTGAGTGATACGCCAGCTTGCTCAAATGCCGACCAGAAAAACACCACAAAAAAGGCCAATACGCCGATGACAATCATTCTTTGAATATCAATGGTGCTTAACGAGGTATCAACCTTGCTTTTCTCAAGTGCCGACAACTGCTTGGGCGGCAAACCTAAGATTTGCCCTTCGGGCGACAATAAGTATTTATTTTTAAATGCTTGAAAAATCACCAACGACAGCAGCATCCCAACACCGGCAGCTAAAAAGCCCCAGCGAAAATCAGCCGGATTACCGGTATCACCCAAAGTGCCGCAAATCAATGGCGCACAAAATGAACCTAAATTAATCCCCATATAAAAAATGGTATACGCCGCATCTTTGCGTGCATCATTGGGCGCATACAATTGCCCGACCATGGTGGAAATATTGGGTTTAAAAAAGCCATTGCCCAAACAAATCAAGCCCAAGCCGGAATAAAAGAACGGCAGCGCTAAAGTTAAATTGGTGTAAAACGTGCTGGCAAAAAACAAAGAGAACTGCCCTGCTGCCATCAATAAGCCGCCGACTAAAATCGAGCGCTGATTACCCCAGTAACGATCGGCAATATAACCCCCAATGAGCGGCGTTAAAAAAACCAATCCGGTGTATTGCCCATACAAAGCAGAAGTGAAATGTTTATCAAACGACAGTGCGGAAATCATGAATAAAGCCAATAAAGCACGATTGCCATAATACGAGAACCGTTCCCACATTTCGGTAGCGAAAAGCAGATACAGTCCTTTAGGATGAGCTTGTGTTGCAGACATAGAAGCACGCTATCAATGATTGATTTGCGTTTACCTTAACGCATCAGTCGCCCTCTTGACCAGACTCAGCACACAGACGGACGCCTGAATTCAATAAAAACTGACGAATCGCAAGCGTTTGCGCCAAGGCAAGGTAATTATCACCAAACACCGACAAAGATTGGACTTGCCCCACCAGCGCTAAAGCTTGCTGTTGTGACTCGCTCCAGTCTAGCGCTTGCGAGGTATCGAGCTCCACACCTGATGCCTCATACCCTGCATCGCAATGCCCTATAGTCCCTTCTGAAATTGTCGTCAAACCACGCGCTGCGGCAGCGTGCAGTAGCTCACTTTCCAGTGGCGCCATCACCGATAAATCCGGATCAATTTCAAAAATCAATTGCGCGATTTGATCGGCCAATACCGGATTTTTTGCTGCGTCACGATATAAAGCGCCATGCAATTTAACGTAAGCCACCGCAACCCCGACTTCAATACAGACCGCCTTCATGGCCCATAATTGGGCGGTGATACTAAACACCAATTGCGAGGAATTCATCGAGAGTGATCGTTGCCCCAAATGCAAGCGATCGGGATAGCTCGGCGCCGCGCCAATACGAACCCCGTATTGCTGCGCCAAACGCACCGCCGCACGCATAGAATCAACACTCCCAGCATGTCCGCCGCAAGCGATATTGGCCATAGACACCAGTGGCATCCATAGCGAATCCAAATCCTGATCGCAACCAAAATCAGCGTTTAACTCAAGAAACTCGCCCGGCTCAATCACAACAATGTCCTTTGTGGCAACGATGCGCTTTAGCGCAACCTCGCCAGTGGTAGATAAAAACAAAACCAACCCGCTCAACCAGCGCTCAGCGCGACTAAGGGGCAACAGTACAAACAATTTCTGACGTCAAATTTACAACAGTCGATTTAATAATTATTTAAAATTTCAAATTTCTGAATATAGTTGCTAGGTAAGGCAGATTTTATCAACAAATTAGCCATAATTAAGTTCATGCTTGAAACCGATGCGTATGCCATGACCAATGAGTTCAATTATTTTGTTCACCCCGATCAGCTACAGGTGGGCGTCTATATCCAACTCGATTTGCACTGGATGGCGCATCCATTTAGCTTTGGTAGTTTTAAAATCAAATCTATCGATCAAATCGAGACGTTAAAAAAACTCGGCTTAACTAAAATTCGCTACATCCCCAATAAAAGTGATATTCAGCCCTTGGCGCCAACCTCGCCAGCCCTGACGCCAACTGCCGAGCCCACCCCCATCGCAATCCACAATGAAGTGACTGATCCGGCCGTATTGGCGCTATTGGCCGCAAAACGCCAACGCCAAGCCCAACACGAACAACGTCAAGCGCAACTGGATGCCTGCGAAAAAGCATTCGGCAAAGCGGCAAAGACCGTTAGAAGCATAAATAGTCAAATCCATATTGATGCCAAAAAAACCGTTGCCGCAGCCGATCAACTCGTTAATCAAATGCTCGATTCACTGCTGATAGATGATGATATTGCGATTCACCTAATGAATGGCAATACGCTGGGCGATGAAACTTATTTTCATACTTTAAATGTGGCCGTTTTAGCCCTAATGCTCGGTCGAGCGATGCAGTTGTCACGCGATGATATCCGCACTTTGGGTTTGGCGGCCTTATTTCATGACATCGGAAAAAGCGAAGTCCCAGATCGTATTTTACTGAAAACCGAAGCCTTAAATCGTGCTGAGCAAGCCTTGATGGAGCAACACTCAAAATGGGGTGCCGAGATGGCGCATCGTGCCGGCTTAAGCGCGGGAGTTTTAAAACTGATTGTCCAACATCATGAATACTGTGATGGCTCAGGCTATCCACAGCGCCTGCAATTGGCACAAATTGACCCACTGGCGCGCATTCTGGCCTTGGTCAATACCTACGACAATCACTGCAATCGCAATAATCCAGCGTTGTCTTTAACGCCGCATGAAGGACTGGCGTTGATGTTTACACAACACAAAGCCAAATTTGACCCCGGTCCACTCAATCACTTTATTAAATGCCTTGGTGTCTATCCGCCGGGGACTTTAGTTATTTTATCTAATGACTGTTATGGCTTAGTGGTCTCAGTGAATGCTTCGCGCCCTTTACGACCGCAGGTTTTAGTCTGTGGCATTGAGTCGGGCAGCGAAAACGCCATTATTTTAGATTTGGAGTACGAAAATGGCATCAACATCAGCAAATCCATCAAAGCCAATCAACTGAGCGCAGATGCGGCTCGCGCCTTAAGTCCAAGTAAACGCATGAATTATTTTTTTAGTGCCAGCGAATCAGCATGACCTTACTTGCCCAAAATCTGCTGGATGCCTGCACCACAGCGATTTTAGCTGTCACGCCGCATGATTTACGCATTGTCTCTGCCAATCAAGCCAGTGCTTTGCTGCTCGGTTACACCCAACAGGAATTAATTGGTCGGTCGATTTTAGAGATTGAAACCGGCATACAAGAGCATTTTTTCTGGGATGACGTTCAAAAGGGTGGCAATGCCCACATCAGCCAACTTGAAACCGACTATCGCCATGCACAAGGTTATTTTTTGTCAGTATGCAAAAGCGTACGCAGCACCACCTGGGAAGATCAAGCGCTATGCGTGATTTCTTTTTATGACATCAGCCAGAGTAAACGGCTTGAGCGGGAAAGTGCGCTCACGGCCTCTTTATTATTTGCCACATTAGAATCCACCGCCGATGGCATAGTGGTGACCGATTTGGACGGCCACATTCGCCATTGCAACGCCGCAATGATGCAAATTTGGCAATGGTCGGATACGCGCCAATCTGAAGCTTTATTTGAATGGATTAAACCGCAACTCAAAAATGCCGAAGATTTTCAAAATTGGCTAGATCTACTCTATAGCGACCCCTATCTGGAGTCTCAATTTGCGGCTCACTTACACGACGGTCGATTTTATGACTTTAATAGCCAAGCACAGCGCCTAGGGGAAGCACCAGAGGGGCGGATTTTTAGCGTTCACGACAGCACCGCAATAAAAACCAGCGAAGCGGCGCTGCGTATTGCACACCAAAAAGCGCAGGCGGCCAGTCATGCCAAATCAGAATTTTTATCGCATATGAGCCATGAACTGAGGACACCGCTCAATGCCATTTTAGGCTTTGCCCAACTCATTTTCATCGACACTGATAATCCGCAACGCCTACTGGGTAATTACATTATTAATGCCGGACAGCATTTACTCGACATGATTAATGAAGTGCTCGACTTAGCCAGTATCGAAGCCGGAAAACTCACCTTACGCCACGAAACCATTGACCTCGCGCCGATTGTGCGCGACTGCTGCGAATTAATGCAAAATTTAGCCGCAGAAAAAAACATCCAACTCTTTATTGATCTCCCCCCCAACGTCAGCTGCTGGGTGGAAGGTGACGCGCGCCGAATTAAACAAATTTTATTAAATTTCACTTCCAACGCCGTTAAATACAATCGGCCAGCGGGCTCGGTCACACTCAGCATCAGCCAAACCCAATCAGCCAATTGGCGCTTAATGGTTTCAGATACCGGTTATGGCATTAGCGAGAGCGATCAAGCCCAACTCTTTATGGCTTTTTCTCGGGTTGGCGAGCAACAAGAAGAAATTGAAGGCACCGGCATCGGACTGGCCTTTACGCGCAAACTGGCGCAGCTGATGCAAGGCACTGTCGGCGTCAAGAGCACGCTCAATGTGGGTAGTGATTTTTGGGTGGACTTCCCTGTAGTCACCCCAGCAGCGGTCCCTAGCATCATCAGCGGTTCAACCGAGGCCAAACAGCGGCAAATCTTATACATTGAAGACGATCAACTATCACAAAAACTAATGAGCCGAATACTCGAGCAACAGCGTGCCCATTATGCCTTAGCGCTAGCCAGCACCGCCGCCGAAGGCTTATTGCTGGCGCAACAGCAAATTCCCGATTTAATCTTGCTCGATCGCCACCTGCCTGACGCCACTGGCGCTAGTTTGCTGGTGCAATTAAGAATGGACGAAACCACACGGCATATCCCGGTGATTGCTCTATCGGGAGACGCTTTGGCCGAAGATATTCATCAAGCCATCCAACTCGGATTTGATGCTTATTTGACCAAGCCACTGGATATTGCCAAAGCGCTCCCGATTATCGACAATGCACTCGGCTATATCCATAAGGGTATATAGCGCTAGTCAGCGTATTAATTAAACTTCAATCAAATACCCCGTGCTGAGCCAAAGCCCACAACACATGCTCACGCACCATTTCATGGTCAATATCGCGCCGAGCTTGTAAAGCGGTGACGACTTCAGGCGTGGTGCTAGCATTGCCTAAGCCCACCGCCAAATTTCTCAGCCACGCCCAATAGCCAATTCGGTAAATCGGGCTCCCCGCCATTTTTTGTTGAAAGTCGGTTTCAGACCATGAAAACAACGTTAATAAACTGACATCATCTAAACCATGGCGAATCACAAAATCAGTTTCAGGGCTGGTTTTGGCAAAACGATTCCACGGACAAACCAATTGGCAATCATCGCAACCATACACTCGGTTGCCAATTTGCGCGCGAAACTCGATTGGAATCGCGCCTTTTAATTCGATGGTTAAGTACGAAATACACCGCCGGGCATCCACGATATACGGCGCCACAATCGCCTGCGTAGGGCAGGCGTCGATGCATGCAGTGCATTGACCGCAATGCTCTTTGGGCAGCGGTGGGTCAGCAGGCAAGGCCACATCTAAAAACAGTTCGCCAATAAAAAAGAACGAACCATATTGCCGATTAATTAATAAACTATGTTTGCCGCGCCAACCATTGCCCGCTTGTTTGGCTAATTCAACTTCAAGGACTGGGGCCGAATCAACAAACACCCGATACCCCATTGGGCCAACTAAATCGGTAATTTTTTCGGCCAATTCTTGCAGACGATTACGCAAAACTTTGTGATAATCACGCCCTAAGGCGTAACGCGAGATATACGCCCTATTGGTATCGGCCAAGACTTCTTCTGGGTCAACGCCACCAGAAAGATACGGCATAAAAACGGTAATCACCGATAAAGTGCCCGGCACTAATTCGGCGGCTCTGGCGCGCTTTAAGCCATG includes these proteins:
- the queG gene encoding tRNA epoxyqueuosine(34) reductase QueG — encoded protein: MTEFIHLPLNEQVIAQSIKDWAHKLGFAAAAIANIDLSHAEAGLSQWLAAGYHGEMDYMARHGLKRARAAELVPGTLSVITVFMPYLSGGVDPEEVLADTNRAYISRYALGRDYHKVLRNRLQELAEKITDLVGPMGYRVFVDSAPVLEVELAKQAGNGWRGKHSLLINRQYGSFFFIGELFLDVALPADPPLPKEHCGQCTACIDACPTQAIVAPYIVDARRCISYLTIELKGAIPIEFRAQIGNRVYGCDDCQLVCPWNRFAKTSPETDFVIRHGLDDVSLLTLFSWSETDFQQKMAGSPIYRIGYWAWLRNLAVGLGNASTTPEVVTALQARRDIDHEMVREHVLWALAQHGVFD
- a CDS encoding LamB/YcsF family protein, whose product is MIEPGEFLELNADFGCDQDLDSLWMPLVSMANIACGGHAGSVDSMRAAVRLAQQYGVRIGAAPSYPDRLHLGQRSLSMNSSQLVFSITAQLWAMKAVCIEVGVAVAYVKLHGALYRDAAKNPVLADQIAQLIFEIDPDLSVMAPLESELLHAAAARGLTTISEGTIGHCDAGYEASGVELDTSQALDWSESQQQALALVGQVQSLSVFGDNYLALAQTLAIRQFLLNSGVRLCAESGQEGD
- a CDS encoding SulP family inorganic anion transporter — protein: MIALIAAQKAGLLAPKNWLSNIVAGAIVGVVALPLGMAFAIASGVKPEQGIYTAIVAGFIVAVCGGSRVQIAGPTGAFIVILSGITAQYGVAGLQVATMMAGAILLLMGLAKLGGVIKFIPAPVIVGFTAGIGVIIWVGQWGAFFGLPAVQGEHFHQKFWLTVQALPHLHWATTGLAVLSLIVLIVAPKWRWTQKIPGPLLAMVLATGLQSQFHFAGVATIGSAFGGIPQGLPEFSLPQVSTGQLINLIGPAFTIAMLGAIESLLSAVVADGMTGTRHDSNQELVGQGLANLVTPLFGGFAATGAIARTATNIRNGGNSPLAGIVHGITLLVIILFLAPLAASIPLAALAAILFVVAWNMSEVKHFRHMLTHAPRADVAILLITFVLTVFADLVVAVNIGVILATLHFLRRMSMSVEVVTHNEQQIGVELIQQGLIQLPAGVLVYSIEGPFFFGAVENFERALAATHTDPKVLVIRLLRVPFIDITGLQALDEAIAQLQRRGVQVLLCEANVRVLAKLERAGVMVTLGATYYCADLASAIARADVLSTE
- a CDS encoding fused MFS/spermidine synthase translates to MTKQPSPSFADLFAETLSGKPFVYEEGDEVSLMFDLTTVQSRMKRQTPQDLILGYTRSMIAFCLLQANTQHIGMIGLGGGSLAKYCHHYLPDCTIKVAEIDADVIALRDRFAIPNDCARLKIDCVDGAAWLKRQSAFDSLLVDAYSQSGMPESLATAQFFDDCRAALADQGVLVVNLWGSDARFDSYYQRIRTVFDGAAIAIGADGCANRIVLAMNGGKFPPNSRAIMQRAQALSKTHSVDLPALARRIERALRHPDGLEPANRHIEAAG
- a CDS encoding HD-GYP domain-containing protein is translated as MLETDAYAMTNEFNYFVHPDQLQVGVYIQLDLHWMAHPFSFGSFKIKSIDQIETLKKLGLTKIRYIPNKSDIQPLAPTSPALTPTAEPTPIAIHNEVTDPAVLALLAAKRQRQAQHEQRQAQLDACEKAFGKAAKTVRSINSQIHIDAKKTVAAADQLVNQMLDSLLIDDDIAIHLMNGNTLGDETYFHTLNVAVLALMLGRAMQLSRDDIRTLGLAALFHDIGKSEVPDRILLKTEALNRAEQALMEQHSKWGAEMAHRAGLSAGVLKLIVQHHEYCDGSGYPQRLQLAQIDPLARILALVNTYDNHCNRNNPALSLTPHEGLALMFTQHKAKFDPGPLNHFIKCLGVYPPGTLVILSNDCYGLVVSVNASRPLRPQVLVCGIESGSENAIILDLEYENGINISKSIKANQLSADAARALSPSKRMNYFFSASESA
- a CDS encoding PAS domain-containing hybrid sensor histidine kinase/response regulator — translated: MTLLAQNLLDACTTAILAVTPHDLRIVSANQASALLLGYTQQELIGRSILEIETGIQEHFFWDDVQKGGNAHISQLETDYRHAQGYFLSVCKSVRSTTWEDQALCVISFYDISQSKRLERESALTASLLFATLESTADGIVVTDLDGHIRHCNAAMMQIWQWSDTRQSEALFEWIKPQLKNAEDFQNWLDLLYSDPYLESQFAAHLHDGRFYDFNSQAQRLGEAPEGRIFSVHDSTAIKTSEAALRIAHQKAQAASHAKSEFLSHMSHELRTPLNAILGFAQLIFIDTDNPQRLLGNYIINAGQHLLDMINEVLDLASIEAGKLTLRHETIDLAPIVRDCCELMQNLAAEKNIQLFIDLPPNVSCWVEGDARRIKQILLNFTSNAVKYNRPAGSVTLSISQTQSANWRLMVSDTGYGISESDQAQLFMAFSRVGEQQEEIEGTGIGLAFTRKLAQLMQGTVGVKSTLNVGSDFWVDFPVVTPAAVPSIISGSTEAKQRQILYIEDDQLSQKLMSRILEQQRAHYALALASTAAEGLLLAQQQIPDLILLDRHLPDATGASLLVQLRMDETTRHIPVIALSGDALAEDIHQAIQLGFDAYLTKPLDIAKALPIIDNALGYIHKGI
- a CDS encoding peptide MFS transporter, which encodes MSATQAHPKGLYLLFATEMWERFSYYGNRALLALFMISALSFDKHFTSALYGQYTGLVFLTPLIGGYIADRYWGNQRSILVGGLLMAAGQFSLFFASTFYTNLTLALPFFYSGLGLICLGNGFFKPNISTMVGQLYAPNDARKDAAYTIFYMGINLGSFCAPLICGTLGDTGNPADFRWGFLAAGVGMLLSLVIFQAFKNKYLLSPEGQILGLPPKQLSALEKSKVDTSLSTIDIQRMIVIGVLAFFVVFFWSAFEQAGVSLTFFARESTDRVIYGFEVPASWFQSLNPVFVLIFAPIMARLWMSLSAKGKEPSSPTKMAWGLILLGLGYVVIAFGVDGIDAGMKVSILWLVSMYWLHTMGELCLSPIGLSLVNKLAPARFASLLMAVWFLANAAANWFAGILAGFYPESGKPFPSFLGWQVSNLHDFFMLFVAMSFLAGGLLLFASKPLQKMMHGIR